In a single window of the Dreissena polymorpha isolate Duluth1 chromosome 3, UMN_Dpol_1.0, whole genome shotgun sequence genome:
- the LOC127873482 gene encoding uncharacterized protein F36G3.2-like, with amino-acid sequence MDCSVTVRPARDGDEKLMLEFWASVDGDISLCDHKANMVLDPNYLMVAVDKNDEPVGYGGLTQAASDIFYLGNFIVREDFRGKGIGKLIWQALLGRAGDRNIALDAVTYMEDWYAKNGFKFRSSKVGFFKVCVNEDMKQAVPSEYTCRHITDDIWPMVMKYDRKIYPTFDRERILRAWLGVDGTRAVVALHGNKVVGYGSIHEQTKQTYGVRNVLADNESVVEIILRELFKDLPESTVVRFIKMEDKPLPKYLENSVGGYFTSLRMYNKYPVEGIVDKMWLTSAHIL; translated from the exons ATGGATTGTTCGGTAACAGTTAGACCTGCGAGAGACGGTGATGAAAAGTTAATGCTCGAATTCTGGGCTAGTGTTGATGGAGATATCTCCTTGTGCGACCATAAAGCCAATATGGTCCTAGATCCTAACTATTTGATGGTGGCGGTAGACAAGAATGACGAACCGGTTG GATATGGAGGACTTACCCAAGCCGCATCAGATATTTTTTATCTCGGGAACTTCATTGTGCGGGAAGACTTTAGAGGAAAAGGGATCGGAAAATTGATATGGCAAGCGTTGCTGGGGCGAGCTGGGGACAGAAACATCGCCTTGGACGCAGTTACCTATATGGAAGATTGGTATGCTAAGAATGGCTTCAAATTTCGTTCGTCAAAAGTgggattttttaaagtttgcgttAATGAGGATATGAAACAAGCCGTTCCGTCAGAATACACGTGCAGACATATAACAGACGATATTTGGCCAATGGTGATGAAGTATGACAGAAAGATTTATCCAACTTTCGATCGGGAGCGAATTTTGCGGGCCTGGCTCGGCGTGGATGGCACGCGGGCTGTGGTTGCGTTGCATGGCAACAAGGTAGTTGGGTACGGAAGCATACATGAACAGACCAAACAAACATACGGGGTGAGGAATGTCTTGGCAGATAATGAAAGCGTTGTTGAAATAATTTTAAGAGAGCTGTTTAAAGACCTACCGGAAAGTACTGTGGTGCGTTTTATTAAAATGGAAGATAAACCATTGCCGAAGTATCTAGAAAACAGTGTTGGGGGTTATTTTACTTCCCTCCGAATGTATAATAAATATCCTGTGGAAGGCATTGTCGACAAAATGTGGTTAACATCAGCGCACATCCTTTGA
- the LOC127875081 gene encoding uncharacterized protein F36G3.2-like: MSRHKANVALDPKYLMVAVDENDEPVGYGGITLATPDICYIGNFIVREDWRGKGIGQLISQALIERAGDRNIAMDAVSYMGDFYERNGFKFSTSNVAYNTVCVNEAMKKSVQSEFKCRDLTEDLWPMVTKYDRQVYPTLDRERILRAWFCAEGSRAMVAFRVNQVVGYGSIHEKPHQEYGLKNVFADNESVVEAILRELFKEVPEGRLAHFEKDEGKPMPKYLEHSVSRFDFTGIRMYNKYPLETIGDKMW; the protein is encoded by the exons ATGTCACGCCATAAAGCAAACGTTGCGTTGGATCCAAAGTACCTGATGGTCGCAGTAGATGAAAATGACGAACCGGTCG GATACGGAGGAATCACCCTAGCAACACCAGATATTTGTTATATTGGAAACTTCATTGTACGTGAGGACTGGAGAGGGAAAGGGATCGGACAATTGATATCGCAAGCTTTGATTGAACGAGCTGGGGACAGAAATATCGCTATGGATGCCGTATCTTATATGGGGGATTTTTACGAAAGAAATGGCTTCAAGTTTAGTACATCAAATGTAGCGTATAACACAGTTTGCGTTAATGAGGCTATGAAGAAATCGGTTCAGTCTGAATTCAAGTGCAGGGATTTGACAGAAGATCTCTGGCCAATGGTGACGAAGTATGACAGACAGGTGTATCCAACACTAGATCGAGAGCGAATTCTGCGGGCCTGGTTCTGCGCGGAAGGCTCTCGGGCTATGGTTGCGTTTCGTGTTAACCAGGTAGTTGGGTATGGAAGCATTCATGAAAAGCCCCATCAAGAATACGGTTTAAAGAACGTCTTTGCAGATAATGAAAGCGTTGTTGAAGCAATTTTAAGAGAGCTATTTAAAGAAGTACCGGAGGGTCGGTTGGCGCATTTTGAAAAAGATGAAGGAAAACCAATGCCAAAGTATCTAGAACACAGCGTTTCTCGATTTGACTTTACTGGCATTCGAATGTATAACAAATATCCTTTGGAGACAATTGGGGACAAAATGTGGTAA